A stretch of Vicinamibacterales bacterium DNA encodes these proteins:
- the nuoK gene encoding NADH-quinone oxidoreductase subunit NuoK, producing the protein MSAEAVSLNHYLVLSGVLFAIGTAGVFLRRNLITILLSIEIMLNAVNLTFVAVGRYLGTVDGQIITFFVMTVAAAEAAVGLALVISLFRHKETLSPEAFTSLKW; encoded by the coding sequence TGAGGCAGTCTCGTTGAACCACTATCTCGTCCTGTCGGGCGTGCTGTTCGCCATCGGCACCGCCGGCGTGTTCCTGCGCCGCAACCTGATCACGATCCTGCTCTCGATCGAGATCATGCTGAACGCCGTGAACCTGACGTTCGTCGCGGTCGGCCGCTATCTCGGGACCGTCGACGGACAGATCATCACCTTCTTCGTGATGACCGTCGCGGCGGCGGAAGCGGCGGTCGGCCTGGCCCTGGTGATCTCGCTCTTCCGGCACAAGGAAACCTTGAGCCCGGAGGCTTTCACTTCACT